Below is a genomic region from Prolixibacteraceae bacterium.
TCTCCAAGGGTTGAATCAGCACTGCAAGGGAAGGCTTCTGGTGTTTTTGTATCTAATGCAGGTGGACAACCCGGAAGCCCTGCTAAAATTCGTATCCGAGGGAAAGGATCATTGAGTTCTAATGTCGATCCCCTGTGGGTTGTCGATGGTGTCGTAGGGGCAGATGGAAGTGTTCTGAGCCCAAATGAAATTGAGAGTGTATCAATACTCAAGGATGCTTCTGCGACTGCTTTATATGGATCAAGAGGAGCCAATGGTGTCATTGTGTTGACCACTAAGAAAGGTAAAGTTGGCGTTAACCAAATTCATGTAAATGGAACTTTCGGGGTGTCGAAACTAAATATGGGGAACTTTGAGCTGATGAATAGTCATGAATTATATGACTATCATAAACAGTGGAATACAAACCCTTGGTTTACTGAAGGCCTTAAAGAGCGTAATTATGATTGGTTTGACCAAGCAGTAGAAGTGGGAGAGGTTAGAAATATTAATGTTGCCTTTCAAGGAGCTGGTGAGAAATCAAGTACTTATGTTCTCGGGGATTATTATAGTGAAGATGGTGCGATTAAGGGCTATTCTTACACTAAGTATTCAGCAAGGTTGAACAACGAATATCAATTTAGTGATCGTTTTCGTTTAAAAACGAAAGTGTCTGCTTCGTACAAAGATGTGTCGGATCGTCAACATTCTCTTTACTCTATGTATCGATATTTACCATGGGACCAGCCTTATAATAGCAAAGGGGAGATGTTGAGAGGAGATGAGGGAACTACTGTTAACGATCATGGTGATTATTGGTTAGGTCGTGATCAAAGTAACTATCTGTATGATTTGCAATGGAACTATTTGAATGGTGTTACTTATAATGGTTCTTTGAATGTAGGTTTTGATTTTAGGATTGCGGAAGGGGTCACCTTTGAGTCGATAAATAGTGCCTCATATAATCATTATGTGTCGAAAACGTATACAGACCCTCGTTCGACATCAGGAAAAGCAGATAAAGGGGTTTTGAGTGATTACCACTATACGGATGTGCAGAAATTTACCAATCAATTGCTACGCTTTAGCCACTCTTTTGAGAATGTACATCACGTGAGAGCATTGTTTGCTTATGAGTATTCTGACTTTGAATATTCGACAACTAAGGCGAATGGTAAAGGTGTTCCTGTAGGTGCTGAGATACTCGATTTGGCTTCCAAGCCTCAAGAAGTAGAGGGACGGAAACAAGAAGATGCGATACAGTCCTATATCTTTAATCTGAACTATATGTATGATGTGAAATATATGTTACAGTTTTCGGCAAGAAGAGATGGTGCATCTAGATTTGGGAAAGAGAAGCAGTATGGAAACTTTGCAACGATAAGTGGGGCATGGTCGCTTCATGAAGAGGAATTTATGAAGTCCTTGTCATGGGTGGATTTCTTTAAATTAAGAGGGAGTTATGGATCGGTTGGTAATATGCCTACTTCCTATTATGGTTCATTGGGTTTATACTCTAATTCTTATAGCTATAATGGGGAGCCTGGTGCTTTCCCCTCACAATTGAAAAATGATGAGCTTACTTGGGAGAAATCGTATATGACAGATATTGCAATAGAGCTAAGTCTGTGGGATTGTCTTGACTTCTCGATGGATTTGTATAGTAAAAACACTTCGGGATTACTATATCGTGTCTCCATGCCTACAGTGTCTGGATATAGTAGCCAGTGGCAAAATATAGGTGAGATGAACAATAAAGGGGTTGAGCTAAATTTGGGACTGACACTGATCGATAGAAAAAGTATTACTTGGGACTTGTCGTTAAATGCAACAAAGAATGTCAATCGTATCAATGAACTGTATAAAGGAAAAGCGATGACTTCAGGTAACAAAAGATATACAGAAGGACATAACATGAATCAATGGTACCTGAAGGAGTGGGCTGGTGTCAACTCTAAAACAGGAGCACCCATGTGGTTTAAGGAGTTAGAAGATGGGACAAAGGAGATTACGGAGAATTATAGTAATGCTACAAGGCAACTTTTGGATGAGAGTTCTGATCCAGATTGGTTTGGTGGAATACAAACATCGTTTACTTTTCGTAATCTGACTTTGACTGCTGGGTTTAATTATTCGATTGGAAATTATATTTATCATCGTTCTAGAGAGACTTTTGATAGCGATGGTGGATATAGTACGTATAATCAGATGAAGTTGAAAGATGGTTGGTCTCGTTGGATGAAAGAGGGAGATATTGCAACGCATCCAAAAGGAGTTGAAGGAGGCAATAACCAGGCTTATAAACCATCTTCTCGTTATTTAGAGAAAGGCGATTATTTGCGTTTAAGAAACTTATCTCTTAGCTATCAATTGCCTGATAAGCTGTTGTCGAAAATTGGTGTGAATTCTTGTATTGTGTCTGTATCAGGTGATAATCTATTTACGTGGACCGAATTTTCTGGAATGGACCCTGAGGCTGCTATTGTCGGAAATACCGTTAAGGTAAGTGGTGATTACTTTTCAGAGGGAACTGCAGATTCACTTTACCCTCAGTCTCGTAAGTTTATCTTTGGTATCAACCTCTCTTTTTAATCGACTTTCAAATCAATGAATTATGAAAAAAACTAGATATATCCCTTTTATTTTAATGCTACTGTCGTATAGTTGCGATATTGAACGATTCCCATATGAAAGTATTAATGATGATAATGTTTTGGCTACTCCAGAAGGGGTGAAAAAAGCTACCGTGGGAAACTACTCATTTCTCAAGCAGGAGTATTTTATTAAACCCAATCATTATATCCCTGAATTTGGTAGCGATAATGTAGCTTTAAGTGGCTCGACGACAGATGGACTGTTTTATTTGTATAATTATCAGAGGAATATGAATAATGGTCATCTCTCTGGCTTGTGGGGTAATAGTTATAAAGTGATCGTTTCGTGTAATAAACTTATTGAGAGAATTAAAGAAGGAGAAGGATCAGAGATGGACCAACTGCTAGGAGAGAACTATTTTTTGAGAGGGTATCTATATTTTACTTTAGTAAATGCTTTTGGTCACCAATATACCTTAGATGAAGGTGCTGGACTTGGTGTCCCAATTAAGTTGAGTTCTGATGTGAATGATTACCCTCAAAGGAGTAGTGTAGCGGAGGTGTATAAGCAGATTATAGTTGACTTGGAGAAAGCAGAACAGTTGATGGAATCAAATAAGTCGTCATGTTATGCATCAAAAGAGGTAGCCCAAGCGTTGTTGTCGAGAGTTTATTTATATATGGGGGCTTATGATATGTGTCGTAAATATTGTGATTATGTAATGAAATCTCAGAGATATGAACTGCTGCAGGGGGAGAGTTATAGAAAGTATTCAACTTTTGTTCCAGAGGATAATAAGGAGACAATATTTGCTATTCGAACGATCACCGATGTGGAGTTGCCATCTAATAGTGCTTGGTATACGGTAGGTTCCATGTATGCTAGTATTGATGGTGCTGGTTGGGGCGAAATGTATGCTTCGTATAGTTATTTGGAACTATTGAGAGAGCATCCTGAAGATTATCGATGGAGTTTTATTGAAGCACAGTATACTAAAACAGATGAGATCAAAACGAATGCCATTCAGTGGGTTGAATCTTATTTTAGTGAGAAACAAGGTCATCAGAGTTATCGTTATCATCAAGCTTCTGTGGTTTCGGAAACAAACAGTCTATTTACTTATAAAGAGACAGGAGGAAAGACTGAAGAAGGCGAAATTGTTATAGACCATGGAGTCAAACACTATTATATCCTCTTTGGAGGAGAACGTATAGAAGTTTTGAAAACTTATATGATGAATGTAAGAAATGGGTATCCGAAATACTATGTTCTAAAATGTTCGAAGCAAGAGGGTAAGACACATAATTGGTCTCCTATTGTAATTCGTTTGGCTGAAATCTATCTGAATAGAGCAGAAGCTAGTGCTCAATTAGGTAAACTAAAAGA
It encodes:
- a CDS encoding SusC/RagA family TonB-linked outer membrane protein produces the protein MKIRSICFFLMLIGALYTPMLNGHVMASPKEMVAQHQKVVKGVVKDRDGQLVVGASVFLKGSSVGTVTDIDGKYVLKLPSKEGILVASYIGYKSQEMDLNGQTVVDFVLIPSTEMIDELVVVGYSTVSKGELTGSVASIDQESLVDVTSPRVESALQGKASGVFVSNAGGQPGSPAKIRIRGKGSLSSNVDPLWVVDGVVGADGSVLSPNEIESVSILKDASATALYGSRGANGVIVLTTKKGKVGVNQIHVNGTFGVSKLNMGNFELMNSHELYDYHKQWNTNPWFTEGLKERNYDWFDQAVEVGEVRNINVAFQGAGEKSSTYVLGDYYSEDGAIKGYSYTKYSARLNNEYQFSDRFRLKTKVSASYKDVSDRQHSLYSMYRYLPWDQPYNSKGEMLRGDEGTTVNDHGDYWLGRDQSNYLYDLQWNYLNGVTYNGSLNVGFDFRIAEGVTFESINSASYNHYVSKTYTDPRSTSGKADKGVLSDYHYTDVQKFTNQLLRFSHSFENVHHVRALFAYEYSDFEYSTTKANGKGVPVGAEILDLASKPQEVEGRKQEDAIQSYIFNLNYMYDVKYMLQFSARRDGASRFGKEKQYGNFATISGAWSLHEEEFMKSLSWVDFFKLRGSYGSVGNMPTSYYGSLGLYSNSYSYNGEPGAFPSQLKNDELTWEKSYMTDIAIELSLWDCLDFSMDLYSKNTSGLLYRVSMPTVSGYSSQWQNIGEMNNKGVELNLGLTLIDRKSITWDLSLNATKNVNRINELYKGKAMTSGNKRYTEGHNMNQWYLKEWAGVNSKTGAPMWFKELEDGTKEITENYSNATRQLLDESSDPDWFGGIQTSFTFRNLTLTAGFNYSIGNYIYHRSRETFDSDGGYSTYNQMKLKDGWSRWMKEGDIATHPKGVEGGNNQAYKPSSRYLEKGDYLRLRNLSLSYQLPDKLLSKIGVNSCIVSVSGDNLFTWTEFSGMDPEAAIVGNTVKVSGDYFSEGTADSLYPQSRKFIFGINLSF
- a CDS encoding RagB/SusD family nutrient uptake outer membrane protein; amino-acid sequence: MKKTRYIPFILMLLSYSCDIERFPYESINDDNVLATPEGVKKATVGNYSFLKQEYFIKPNHYIPEFGSDNVALSGSTTDGLFYLYNYQRNMNNGHLSGLWGNSYKVIVSCNKLIERIKEGEGSEMDQLLGENYFLRGYLYFTLVNAFGHQYTLDEGAGLGVPIKLSSDVNDYPQRSSVAEVYKQIIVDLEKAEQLMESNKSSCYASKEVAQALLSRVYLYMGAYDMCRKYCDYVMKSQRYELLQGESYRKYSTFVPEDNKETIFAIRTITDVELPSNSAWYTVGSMYASIDGAGWGEMYASYSYLELLREHPEDYRWSFIEAQYTKTDEIKTNAIQWVESYFSEKQGHQSYRYHQASVVSETNSLFTYKETGGKTEEGEIVIDHGVKHYYILFGGERIEVLKTYMMNVRNGYPKYYVLKCSKQEGKTHNWSPIVIRLAEIYLNRAEASAQLGKLKEANDDINIIRRRANISSYPDVPKDMEQALYRVYKERRLELAYEGHRKYDVFRTKQVLDRRYPGTHTLGTKDAVRLEVAFDANETVCYIPQREIDAYPVPLIQNK